From Calothrix sp. PCC 6303, a single genomic window includes:
- a CDS encoding 3' terminal RNA ribose 2'-O-methyltransferase Hen1: MLLTISTTNQPATDLGYLLHKHPNRCQSFPLSFGKAHIFYPEASETLCTAALLLDINPIKLVRGRGTTLEHYVTDRPYVASSFLSVAMSQVFSTAMGGRCKDKPELVNTPIPLTAKLSVVPCWGGESILRELFEPLGYTVIAENHQLDEKFPEWGSSKYYTVELTNTIPLSELLSHLYVLIPVLDDEKHYWVGEDEVEKLLRHGEGWLNTHPAKEKITRRYLKYRGNLTRQALAQLAEDDNLDPDATEIEQTEAEIAIEKPLSLNKQRMLTVIDALKANNVKQIIDMGCGEGTLLRYLLKELCFDKITGVDVSYRALEIAKERIDRLHLPRNQWDKLQIFQSALTYQDKRFQNYDAVTLVEVIEHLDLPRLSALERVIFEFAHPKLVVVTTPNIEYNIKFENLPAGKLRHKDHRFEWTRAEFESWANLVAEKFDYTVSLKPIGDVDIEVGSPTQMALFKAAN; encoded by the coding sequence ATGCTATTAACAATTTCGACTACAAATCAACCAGCAACCGACCTGGGTTATTTGCTTCACAAACATCCCAACCGTTGTCAATCTTTTCCCCTTTCTTTCGGGAAAGCACATATTTTTTACCCTGAAGCTAGCGAAACCCTTTGTACAGCAGCATTGCTACTGGACATCAACCCCATAAAACTAGTGCGGGGAAGGGGTACAACCTTAGAACACTACGTTACAGATAGACCATATGTTGCTTCATCGTTCCTTAGTGTGGCAATGTCCCAAGTCTTTAGTACGGCAATGGGAGGACGGTGTAAAGATAAACCCGAACTAGTCAACACTCCTATTCCCCTGACGGCAAAACTTAGCGTTGTTCCTTGTTGGGGCGGTGAAAGTATTCTCCGGGAATTATTTGAACCACTAGGTTATACCGTCATCGCAGAAAACCATCAACTTGATGAGAAATTTCCGGAATGGGGAAGCAGCAAATACTACACAGTGGAACTGACAAATACGATTCCGTTATCGGAACTCCTCAGTCATCTCTACGTACTCATTCCCGTTTTGGATGATGAAAAGCACTACTGGGTAGGTGAAGACGAGGTTGAAAAACTGCTGCGTCATGGTGAAGGTTGGTTAAATACCCATCCAGCGAAGGAAAAAATCACCCGTCGCTACCTCAAATATCGCGGCAACCTTACCCGTCAAGCATTGGCACAATTGGCAGAAGATGATAATTTAGACCCAGATGCTACAGAGATAGAGCAAACAGAAGCAGAGATTGCGATCGAAAAACCGTTGAGTTTGAATAAGCAAAGAATGCTAACGGTTATAGATGCATTGAAAGCGAATAATGTCAAGCAAATAATAGATATGGGTTGCGGAGAAGGAACTCTGTTGCGATATTTGTTAAAAGAATTATGCTTCGATAAAATTACAGGTGTGGATGTTTCCTATCGTGCTTTGGAAATTGCGAAGGAACGAATAGATAGGTTACATTTACCGCGAAATCAATGGGATAAGTTACAGATTTTTCAAAGTGCATTAACCTATCAAGATAAGAGATTTCAAAATTACGATGCGGTGACTCTGGTTGAAGTTATAGAACATCTAGATTTACCTCGTTTGAGTGCTTTGGAAAGAGTAATTTTTGAATTTGCTCATCCGAAATTAGTTGTTGTGACTACACCAAATATTGAATACAATATCAAATTTGAGAATCTACCCGCAGGTAAATTAAGGCATAAAGACCATCGTTTTGAATGGACAAGGGCAGAATTTGAAAGTTGGGCAAATTTAGTTGCAGAAAAATTTGATTATACCGTATCTTTAAAACCGATTGGGGATGTGGATATAGAAGTTGGTTCCCCAACCCAAATGGCATTATTTAAAGCTGCAAATTAA
- a CDS encoding ATP-binding protein, which produces MEAIIFVGIQASGKSTFYRENFLNTHIRLNLDMLKTRHREQIFIQACIEGKQPFVVDNTNPTPAERSRYIVPAKANHFQIKAYYFDSPLEECKQRNNQRQGKEIIPLIGLLGTHKKLTFPTWEEGFDAIYSVNLDINNSFQIEEWKNEI; this is translated from the coding sequence ATGGAAGCAATCATATTTGTCGGGATTCAAGCTTCCGGTAAATCGACATTTTACCGAGAAAATTTTCTCAATACCCATATTCGTCTCAATCTTGATATGCTGAAAACTCGTCACCGTGAGCAAATATTCATTCAAGCATGTATCGAAGGGAAACAGCCATTTGTGGTGGATAATACGAATCCCACACCAGCCGAAAGAAGCCGCTATATTGTCCCGGCGAAAGCAAATCATTTCCAAATTAAAGCCTACTATTTTGATTCACCCTTGGAGGAATGTAAACAACGAAATAACCAGCGTCAAGGAAAAGAAATTATTCCTCTAATTGGACTATTAGGAACACATAAAAAGTTGACATTCCCAACTTGGGAAGAAGGATTTGATGCAATTTATTCTGTAAACCTCGATATTAATAACTCTTTCCAAATAGAGGAGTGGAAAAATGAAATTTGA
- a CDS encoding tRNA(His) guanylyltransferase Thg1 family protein, with the protein MKFDELDTRMRVFETAHDHYVLPGLYIVARLDGRSFTRLTKEVHQFKAPFDEKFRDMMLDTVEHLMNCGIDIIYGYSQSDEISLLFAHDENTFSRKERKLNSILAGEASAKLSLVLGDVACFDCRISQLPNITEVVNYFRWRNEDAHRNALNAHCYWSLRGDGKTARQATSMMSGLSVAEKNELLFQHGINFNDLPKWQKRGTGLYWEEYEKDGFNPQTGLSVKTIRRRIKRDLELPMKEEYSEFIRTFLSCILSVTLV; encoded by the coding sequence ATGAAATTTGACGAATTAGATACGAGAATGCGCGTATTTGAAACAGCCCACGACCATTATGTATTACCGGGTTTATATATAGTCGCAAGATTAGATGGGCGGAGTTTTACCCGTCTTACCAAGGAAGTGCATCAATTTAAAGCACCCTTTGATGAAAAATTTCGGGATATGATGCTCGATACGGTAGAGCATTTGATGAATTGCGGCATTGATATTATTTATGGATATAGTCAAAGCGATGAAATATCCTTACTTTTTGCTCATGATGAAAATACTTTTAGCCGAAAAGAACGTAAATTAAACTCTATTTTAGCAGGTGAAGCTAGTGCTAAATTATCTTTAGTTTTAGGAGATGTTGCTTGCTTCGATTGCCGCATTTCCCAACTTCCTAATATTACCGAAGTTGTCAATTATTTTCGCTGGAGAAATGAAGACGCACATCGTAACGCACTCAACGCTCACTGTTACTGGAGTTTGCGAGGAGATGGGAAAACTGCTAGACAAGCAACAAGTATGATGTCGGGATTATCTGTAGCTGAGAAAAACGAGCTTTTATTTCAACATGGAATTAATTTTAATGATTTACCAAAATGGCAAAAACGTGGCACGGGATTATATTGGGAAGAATACGAAAAAGACGGATTTAATCCCCAAACAGGACTAAGTGTTAAAACAATTAGACGCAGAATTAAACGGGATTTAGAATTGCCCATGAAAGAAGAATATAGCGAATTTATTCGTACCTTCCTCTCATGTATTCTCAGCGTAACTTTGGTGTAA
- a CDS encoding polynucleotide kinase-phosphatase, translated as MKITIPELSLVILIGASGSGKSTFARNYFQQFEVISSDFCRGLVSDDENNQASSKDAFELLHYITAKRLATGKLTVIDATNVQPEDRKEYIKLAREYHFLSVAIALNVPEEVCHERNAQRSDRQFGSHVVRRHTQALRRSLRGLEREGFRYVHVLNSLEDINNLEIERQPLWNNRKYEKGPFDIIGDIHGCCDELEGLLQKLGYLKKPSIQSDKFWNFPLYHHPEGRKAVFLGDLVDRGNRILDTVKLVYNMVQAGTGICVPGNHEHKLLRKLRGKNVRVNHGLEQTLAEIDSIPEDIRETSIKELREFFDSLVSHYVLDGGNLVVAHAGMKKEMQGRGSGAVREFALYGETTGEIDEFGLPVRFNWASEYRGDAMVVYGHTPVPEAEWLNNTIDIDTGCVFGGKLTALRYPEKELISVDAAKVYCEPVKPLGIASNRTAQQEIDDVLHIEDVLGKRIINTRLQNNITIREENSIAALEVMSRFAANPKWLIYLPPTMSPVETSQLPGYLERPEQAFTYYQNQGITEVVCEEKHMGSRAVVVVCRDETAANRRFGVINEGIGIIYTRTGRKFFNDETLETELLTRLNTTLTDSNFWEIFNTDWVCLDCELLPWTAKAQGLLTKQYAPVGMSSRLSLGNAIALLEKAQNRGVDISSQLDSYKQRAEMANLYVDAYRRYCWNVGDISDIKLAPFHILASEGAVHTDKTHTWHMEEIAKIAKTNPELLLATNYQVIDLTDVNSKNRGITWWEEMTATGGEGMVFKPMEYIVRGNKGIIQPAIKCRGKEYLRIIYGAEYDSPENCERLRHRGLSHKRSLAMREFALGVEALSRFVAKKPLRQVHECVFGVLALESEPVDPRL; from the coding sequence ATGAAAATAACTATCCCCGAACTATCTCTAGTCATATTAATCGGTGCATCTGGTTCCGGAAAATCCACCTTTGCCCGTAACTATTTCCAACAATTTGAAGTTATCTCATCAGACTTTTGCCGTGGTTTAGTATCCGATGATGAAAACAATCAAGCATCATCAAAAGATGCTTTTGAATTACTCCACTACATCACCGCAAAAAGACTCGCAACAGGTAAACTAACCGTAATCGATGCCACCAACGTCCAACCCGAAGATAGAAAAGAATATATTAAACTAGCACGAGAATATCATTTCTTATCAGTTGCGATCGCACTCAACGTTCCGGAAGAAGTTTGTCATGAAAGAAATGCCCAACGTTCAGATAGACAATTCGGTTCCCATGTAGTCAGACGACACACCCAAGCGTTGCGAAGAAGTTTGCGAGGTTTGGAAAGAGAGGGTTTTCGTTATGTTCATGTTTTAAATTCTTTGGAGGACATCAATAACCTGGAAATTGAACGTCAACCACTTTGGAATAATCGCAAATATGAAAAGGGACCATTTGATATTATTGGGGATATCCACGGTTGTTGTGACGAACTTGAAGGATTATTGCAAAAATTAGGATATCTGAAGAAACCTAGCATACAGTCAGATAAATTCTGGAATTTTCCTCTGTACCACCATCCTGAAGGACGAAAAGCAGTATTTTTAGGTGATTTGGTAGATAGGGGAAATCGCATTCTCGATACGGTAAAACTTGTCTACAACATGGTACAGGCAGGTACAGGTATTTGCGTTCCCGGAAACCACGAACATAAATTGCTGCGAAAATTGCGGGGTAAAAATGTCCGGGTAAATCACGGTTTGGAGCAAACTTTAGCTGAAATTGATTCCATTCCGGAAGATATTCGGGAAACCTCTATTAAAGAACTACGAGAATTTTTCGACTCCCTAGTAAGTCATTATGTCCTCGATGGAGGTAACTTGGTAGTTGCCCATGCAGGGATGAAAAAAGAAATGCAGGGAAGGGGTTCTGGTGCAGTGCGGGAATTTGCCCTGTATGGAGAGACAACCGGGGAAATTGATGAATTCGGTTTACCCGTGCGTTTTAATTGGGCAAGCGAATATCGCGGTGATGCTATGGTAGTTTATGGACATACCCCCGTACCGGAAGCGGAATGGTTGAATAATACAATTGATATCGATACAGGTTGCGTTTTTGGTGGCAAATTAACTGCGTTGCGCTATCCCGAAAAAGAATTGATTTCCGTGGATGCAGCTAAGGTTTATTGCGAACCCGTCAAACCCTTGGGTATTGCTAGTAACAGAACTGCACAGCAAGAAATTGATGATGTATTGCATATCGAAGATGTCCTGGGTAAACGCATCATCAATACCCGTTTGCAGAATAACATTACCATCCGGGAAGAGAATAGTATTGCTGCACTGGAAGTAATGAGTCGGTTTGCTGCTAATCCGAAATGGTTAATTTACCTTCCTCCCACCATGTCTCCGGTAGAAACTTCCCAATTACCGGGATATTTGGAACGTCCCGAACAAGCTTTTACCTACTACCAAAACCAAGGAATTACGGAGGTTGTCTGCGAAGAAAAACACATGGGTTCCCGTGCTGTAGTTGTGGTTTGTCGGGATGAAACAGCCGCAAATCGACGTTTTGGTGTGATTAATGAAGGCATCGGGATTATCTATACCCGCACAGGAAGGAAGTTTTTCAACGATGAGACTTTAGAAACCGAATTATTAACCCGTTTGAATACCACACTCACCGACAGTAACTTTTGGGAAATATTTAACACCGACTGGGTATGTCTAGACTGCGAATTATTACCCTGGACAGCAAAAGCTCAAGGATTATTAACCAAACAATATGCACCTGTGGGAATGTCATCAAGATTAAGTTTGGGAAATGCGATCGCACTTCTGGAAAAAGCCCAAAATCGAGGTGTAGACATATCCTCCCAACTCGATAGTTACAAACAACGGGCAGAAATGGCGAATTTATACGTCGATGCTTACCGTCGTTACTGCTGGAACGTTGGGGATATTTCCGACATCAAATTAGCTCCATTCCATATTTTAGCTAGCGAAGGGGCAGTACATACAGATAAGACCCACACCTGGCACATGGAGGAAATCGCTAAAATTGCCAAAACAAATCCGGAATTATTGCTAGCAACCAATTATCAAGTAATCGATTTAACAGATGTTAACAGTAAAAATAGGGGAATTACTTGGTGGGAAGAAATGACCGCAACCGGGGGAGAGGGAATGGTTTTCAAGCCTATGGAATATATCGTCAGGGGAAATAAGGGAATTATTCAACCAGCGATAAAGTGTCGCGGGAAGGAATATCTACGAATTATCTATGGTGCCGAATACGACAGCCCAGAAAACTGCGAGCGTCTGCGTCATCGAGGACTATCCCACAAACGTTCCCTGGCAATGCGAGAATTTGCCTTGGGAGTCGAAGCATTATCAAGATTTGTGGCAAAAAAACCCTTGCGGCAGGTACACGAATGTGTGTTTGGGGTACTCGCATTGGAAAGCGAACCCGTCGATCCAAGGTTGTAA